The proteins below are encoded in one region of Benincasa hispida cultivar B227 unplaced genomic scaffold, ASM972705v1 Contig793, whole genome shotgun sequence:
- the LOC120070040 gene encoding ribose-phosphate pyrophosphokinase 1: MASMAALTLPSSSSSSSLSSLFSVGSLDHGAFVSNESRIRMCSNGGVRCDLSESLKHVNGKPTIPIVTERTLPKFLESARMEQRVDRSSTRLKLFSGSANRLLSQEIACYMGLELGKINIKRFADGEIYVQLQESVRGCDVFLVQPTCPPANENLMELLIMIDACRRASAKNITAVIPYFGYARADRKTQGRESIAAKLVANIITEAGANRVLACDLHSGQSMGYFDIPVDHVNCHPVILDYLASKRICSSDLVVVSPDVGGVARARAFAKKLSDAPLAIVDKRRHGHNVAEVMNLIGDVKGKVAVMVDDMIDTAGTITKGAELLHQEGAREVYACCTHAVFSPPAIERLSSGFFQEVIVTNTIPAPKSHFPQLTVLSVANLMGETIWRVHDDCSVSSIFQ, translated from the exons ATGGCTTCTATGGCTGCGTTGACTCTGCCGTCTTCTTCTTCGTCGTCGTCGTTGTCGTCTCTGTTCTCTGTTGGCTCCCTCGACCATGGTGCTTTTGTTTCGAACGAGTCTCGCATTCGAATGTGTTCCAATGGCGGAGTT AGATGTGATCTGTCCGAGTCTTTGAAGCATGTGAACGGTAAACCAACAATTCCAATTGTTACTGAACGGACGCTACCCAAGTTCTTGGAATCAGCACGCATGGAGCAAAGAGTTGATAGAAGTAGTACGCGTTTGAAATTGTTTTCTGGCTCTGCAAATCGTTTACTTTCACAG GAAATTGCCTGCTACATGGGGCTGGAGCTTGGAAAGATTAACATTAAGCGGTTTGCTGATGGTGAAATATATGTTCAATTGCAAGAAAGTGTTAGGGGATGTGATGTATTCCTAGTACAGCCAACCTGCCCCCCAGCTAATGAGAATCTCATGGAGCTTTTAATTATGATAGATGCTTGTAGGAGAGCCTCGGCCAAAAATATTACTGCTGTGATTCCATATTTTGGATATGCTAGAGCCGATAGAAAG ACTCAAGGGCGTGAATCGATTGCTGCGAAGCTTGTTGCCAACATCATTACTGAAGCTGGGGCAAATCGTGTTCTTGCTTGCGATCTTCATTCTGGACAATCCATGGGTTACTTTGATATTCCTGTGGATCATGTAAATTGCCAT CCCGTGATTCTTGACTATCTTGCCAGCAAGAGGATTTGTTCTAGTGATCTGGTAGTGGTTTCTCCTGATGTTGGAGGAGTTGCCAGAGCACGTGCTTTTGCTAAAAAATTATCTGATGCACCATTAGCCATAGTGGATAAGAGGCGCCATGGTCACAATGTTGCTGAG GTAATGAACCTGATTGGTGATGTAAAAGGAAAGGTTGCAGTTATGGTTGATGACATGATTGACACAGCTG GAACTATTACAAAAGGGGCTGAACTGCTACATCAAGAGGGGGCCAGAGAAGTTTATGCTTGTTGCACCCATGCTGTTTTCAG CCCCCCTGCCATTGAGAGGTTGTCCAGTGGCTTTTTTCAAGAGGTGATTGTTACAAACACAATTCCAGCCCCCAAAAGTCACTTCCCTCAGTTGACAGTCCTCTCAGTCGCAAACTTGATGGGTGAAACCATTTGGCGTGTTCATGATGATTGTTCGGTGAGTAGTATTTTTCAATGA